In Verrucomicrobiota bacterium, the genomic window CATGGTTCCACCCGTGGGATTGGTGGGGAAGTTGAGAACGAGGACCTTGCTGCGCGGCGTGATGGCCCTGGCAATGGCTTCGGCCGTGACCGCGAAGCCGTCCTCGGCCCGGCAAGCCACCGGCACGGCCTTGCCATAGGCGAGCGCGATACTGGGCGAATAACTGACATAGCAGGGTTCGTGGTAAAGGACTTCGTCCCCGGGATTGATCACCGCACGGAGCGCGATATCGAGCGCCTCGCTGACGCCCACGGTGATGAGAATCTGGCTCTTGGGGTCGTACTGGACTTGGAACTCGGCGGCCAGGCTCTCGCTGACGGCCTCTCGCAGTTTGAGCAGTCCGAGATTGGAAGTGTAACTGGTGCGTCCACGCTCGAGCGCGTAGATGGCGGCCTCGCGAATATGCCAAGGCGTCACGAAATCAGGTTCCCCCACCCCGAGCGAGATCACGTCGGGACTCCCCTGGACCAAGTCAAAGAATTCACGGATGCCGGACCGGGGAATGGACCGAACATGATCCGCGATAAAGGAGTGCGAGGATTTCGCCATGGCGGTGACAAGACTGGAAACGGGTTCCGACGAAAAGGAAAAAATGGGCGTGGTCCATAGCCTGGGCTATCCGCGATGTGTCGGGGAGCGCCGTTCACGGGGCTTCCACACGCGCAAACTTACCCGCAGCGACCTCCACCGGTTCCAGGGTTCGCCAAGGGTGCATGTCCTCGCCTTTGTAATCCACTTGCCCCTTGAACTTGGCTTTCCCCTTCGAAGACACACCCTGAGGAGGCCTGAACGGCGCGGTCCGATCCACAACTTGAGGATGTTTGGCCCATTGCCAGAACACGAATTCCCCGATTGCCACCGGACGAAGGGTGGAGTTTGCTGGAGCCATGAAACCCCTCTCTTTCGATGGCGGCGCTCTTGGCCGTGTGGTGTCTGGAAGCCCGGCTTTAACTTGGGCCGGGCGGGTCGCGATGCTGCTGAGTTCGCTGGCCGTCGCGATGGTCCTGGGGGCCGACGCTCCGCCTGCGGGGGCGGTCCGGGCCTTTGTGGATGGGCAGGGGCCGGGCTGGCGATCCTTGGGTGAGGACGATTTTACGGCGGTGAATTGTCATTCGAACACCTGGACTTGGAAGGGTGACGGGGTGGATTGCACGGGCCAGCCCATCGGCGTCATTCGAACCAAAAAGGCGATCGTGAATTTTGAAATGGTGGCGAGGTGGCGTCATTTGAAGGCCGGAGGGAACTCGGGCATTTTTGTGTGGGCGAGCGACGAGTCCATCAAGCGACTGGAGCGCGGCCAAGGCCGGTTGCCCGACGGCATCGAGGTGCAAGTTCTGGACCACGGCTACACGGAGCAATACGAGAAGGCTGCGAAGAAGAAGGCGGACTGGTTCACGACCCACGGGGATGTGTTTCCAACCGGCCCGGCCAGGATGAAGCCGTTTCCGCCGATTTCGCCGGATGGCAGCCGCAGTTTTCCGACCAAGCATTTGAGCAAGGGCGTGGGGGAATGGAATCATTATTACATCCGCTGCATCAACGGGGAGGTGCGGTTGTGGGTCAACGGGGAGGAAGTCTCCGGAGGCACCGAGTGCAAGCCCGCGACCGGCTATCTCTGTTTGGAATCCGAAGGTTCCCCCGTGGAGTTCCGCCAACTGCGGATTCGTGAACTGCCCTGAGGCGGATGTGGTGGTCAAGCAGGCTGCGTCTGCCAAATCCACGGATAAGGGAGTCATTGGCCTACGAGCACACGAACGACACGGATGAAAACAGGCTTTCGGTCGGCTCGATGAGAATGAGGATGATCGACCGTCTGAGTGGAACTCCAGGAGAGAGAGGAATTCTCAGCCAACCCCTCTCCTCTCCCCGCTCCTGCTTCGCAGGGAGAGGAAGAAGTTCTTTGGCGACCGAGATTTCGAATCATCTCCAGGTTTACTGGTTGGAGAGTGTCCTGGTTTCCCCTGGGCCGTTGCGGGCTTGGGGTGAGATATCTTGCTTTTCCTCACGCCAAGGACGCGAAGGACGCAAAGAAGGTGTCGAGAGCATCGCTTGGTGGTGATCCGCCGGAGTGCCGCCAAGAGGGTCGGAAGTTCTTTGGGGACAGAGATCTTGGAGATGATCCAAATCTTGCCCCAACTCCCTCTTCGCTCGCTTTATGAACTTCTGCGATTCCACTGATGGTTTGAACCCGGCTTGAAGCCGTGACCTTCGGAGCGCGCCGTTCACGGCGCCTCAACGTGGACAGCGTGACGACGTGGTTGGGTCGTCCTTCGACCCGCCGTCGCCGCACATTGAAAAATCTGGAGTCTTCCGACCCGTCTGCGCGCTGCGGCTGGTCTCCGACACCGCCGCGCTTCCCAATAAGAAAATGGCTGTTTCTTGCGTGCGTACGGGATGGACCTCCGTCGGCTCCGCCCTGTCCGAGGCAGGAGCGAAGGTCTCGCTCTATTCCACCGAAAGCAGCGAGGAACCTTTTCGATGGATCACCCTGCGGATCCGCCTCAACTTTGGGCAGGCCTTTTGCCGCTCAAGCTTTTGGCCTTTCGACGCTGCGGAATTGCCGTTTCCAGTTTGAAGGACGAACGAGATGCCCAATGGCTTGCGGTGGGATCGTGCGACTGATTTACCGGGATTCGAGGGTTTGGATACGGGCGTGTCGGATTTCGACCCGGCCGCTGCGGCTCAATTCTTGAAATCCGATGCGTCCCCGGCGGGGCCGGTCTTTCAGGGCGGGCGCCGGTTTATTGTCGTGGCGGAGGATCACTTTTGATTCGCGGTTCAAATCCACGCGTTGGACGATTTCCCCATTCAGCTCGACTTTGATGGTGGCGCCCCGGCATTCGATGCGGTAGCGGTTCCATTCCAAAGGTCGAAACAATTGCTTCGTGGGAGCGATCGCGCGGTAAATGCCGCCGGTGAGTTCGGCGGGAATGGTTTTGGCCCAGACCTCGGGCGTGAAGTAACGTGGATCCACCATTTGCACCTCAATGCCGTCGAAGGCGGGATCGCCCGAGGACGGGAAGCGGAGGCCGACACCACTGTTGCCGCGTTCCCCAATTTTCCATTCGAATTCCAGAATGAAATCGCCGTACTCGCGGTCACTGACGAGCCAGGCTCCGCGCGGTTCGATTCCGAGCAGGACACCCTTTTCCACACGCCAGGGTTTGGAGACGTCTTTCGCCGGTTGCCCCACATCAGCCCAGTGACGGGCGGACCAGCCCGGTGGCACTCCCTCTTCTGGAAAGAGGGGAGTCCATCCCGTCTGTTGGGTTGTGCGGCAACTTGACGTGGCGGGGATCAGGGCGGCGAGCAGGAGAGTTTGAAAGGTTCGATGGACGTTGTTCATGGGATGGTGATTCCCTCGAGGCCCGGTGACCGCAAGGGCGGTACGGGCGGACCCGGAAGGAGAGCGGGCTGAGCCTGCCAGTCTATTCCGCTTTTCTCAATCGGAAGTAGCGCGTGGTGGCGCCTTCTCTCCGCGGGACGGGATGGACCAACGCAGGCGCGGGGGCACTTACTTTCCCGAGCTCGGTCCACTCGATGAGGTCGGGGGATTCCTCCACGATGGCGGAAATGCCCGCCTCTTGCCGGATAAAGAGTTGAAGTCCGCCTCCGGAGGTAGCTTCGATGCGATCGAACAAGAGAGGGGACTGTGAAGGTGGATTGACCACCAGGCGAACTTTGGCTTCGCGGCTGTAGATGGTTCCATCCCAGGCTTTGTAGGTGAAGGAGTCCTCACCGATGAACTGGCTTTTGGGAACGTAAGTGAAGTCGATGCTCGTTCCGAAGACGCGTCCATGACGAGGTCCCTTGAGGATGGGGACGATCAAAGGGTCGCCATCTGCGTCGGTGGCTTGCAGCTTGATGCGGAAGGGCCGATCGGGAACGAGGGAGAAGGTTTGATCTTCCGCAACCGGAGTGGCGTTGGGGGCGAGCACTTCGACGAGCACAGTGCCCGGGGCGCTTTCGAATTCTCCATCGCTGACCTTGAACGTGAATCGGTCGGGTCCGACATAATCGGTGTCGGGGGTGAAGATCAGGTCGGGCGGATCGCCCTTGAGTCGACCGTGCTTGGGCTGCTGGAGCAGGGTATAGGTCAGAGGGTTGCCCTCCGGATCGAAGGCATCGAGGATCAGGTTGGTGGCGGTATTGACGCGGGTGGACACCCGCAAATCGAAGGCGCCCGGAGCCGTGTTGATATCCGTGACCGTCAATTTCACCGTGGCGATTTCGCTTTGGGAGAACAGGTCGGAGGCCTGGAATTCGAAGGAATCTTCGCCGAGAAATCCGGTGTCAGGCTGATAAACCCAGTTTGTTCCCTCACCAGTCAATCGGCCGTGCATTACTGTTTTTAGGATGCGAATCGCGGGGAGGTCTCCATCCGCATCCGAGACGTTGAGTTTGATGGCGAGAGATTGATTGATCTTCGTGGTGAGCTTTCGGCTGGAAGCCACGGGTGGATTGTTGGTGTCGAGGACGATGAGGTTGACGGTCGCGGGTTTGCCGGTGCCTTTGGCGTCTTTGGCGACGTAAGTGAAGCGGTCGGTTCCGGAGAAACCTTTCTTGGGGAAGTATTCCGCGACGGTGGGAAAATTGAACAGTTCGCCTTGGGCGGGTCCGTCGAGCACTTCGTAGTCCGGGGTGTCCCCGTCAGCGTCGAAGGCGCGAAAGATGATGTTCGTGGATGTATTGCGGTTCAGGTGGATGGTTTGGGACTCGGCGACGGGCAGGTCGTTGACGGGACGCACCAACACGCTGACGCGCCCGGTGGCCGCGAGACCGGCGGCATCCGCGACGGTATATTCAAAGACATCCTCTCCATGGAAGTTGGCGTTGGGTTGATAGAGGAAGCCCGAGGCCTGGGCCAGCAAGGTGCCGTGCTGCGGCTTCGAAGATTCGACCAGGCGGATGGCGTCGCCATCGGCGTCGAGGTCATTCGCGAGAGGATGGATGGAGGTGGATTGATCTTCGTCCACGATCGACTGGTCGGGGTTGGCTTGGGGAGCATCGTTGAGTGGGCGCACTTCGAAATGGATGGAAGCGAGCACCACACCGCCGCGGCCATCACTGGCGGTATAGAGGGCGGTATCCTGTCCGAAGAAGTTGGTTTTTGGAGTGTACCGATATTTGCCCGGGGCGACGGACTCGATCCGCCCATGCGCCGCGCGGCTGAGGGCGATGACTTCGAGCGGGGCGCCTGAAGGGGCCCGGTCATTCGACGTCGGCGAAAATTCCGCGGCGGCATCCTCATCGAGTTCGATGCGGTCGGGACCCGCGATCGGTGGATCATAGTTTTCGCGGACCGCGAGATGGAAGGTGGTCCGGGCTTGGCTGCCGGCGGGATCGGTGGCGACGAGGGAGACTGAGGATTCTCCAATCCATCCCGAAGTCCGGATTCGAAGTTCGAGTTGGCGGTTGGCGGAGACGGTGGCCAGCACGTCCGGTGACGTTTCCACGCTCCAGCGTATTTGGTCGGGAGTATGATCTCGGTCTTCGACAAAGGAGTCCAAGGGAATCGTGAGAAACGTCCCGCCGGGCCGGATGGTTTGGGAGGGGATGGGCAGGAGGGAGGGAGGGCGATTGCGGTGGGGTGGAACACGATAGAGTCCGTCGTGGCCGGGATTGCCTTGCCACTGTGGCCAGGGAGCGAATTCGGGATCGAATGAAACGTTCAATTCCCACGCGTAAAGGCTGCTGCGCCGTTTCAATTTCGCCGGGGCGGAGCCGAGTCCGTAGAGTGCGTCCTGGATGGAGACGGCGATTAAATCCAGGCGTCCGTTGCCATCGAGATCGGTGGGGATGACTCCTGAGGCTTTGAGGCGGCTTTCTCCGCCCGAGGATTCCATGACCAAGCCGGCAACTTCGGGAGCTCCGTGCAGATCGATAGGGGAGCCGTTGAAGCGCCAAGCCCGAACGGTGGTGAGGAACTCGAGTTCCCCTCCACGAACGGCCCGCGGTGTGGAGCCTGGAGCGACGTGGATGAGATCAGGTTTTTCATCTCCATCCACATCCGCTACGGTCAGGCCGCTCTTGATGGATCCTTCGTTTTCGGTGGAGCGGGGCCAGCCGGGCGCTTCGAATCCATTGGCCTGGAGAAGGTGGATTTTTCGGGACGACCAGCTTGCCGCCGCGATCTCGAGGTTTTTGTCCCCGTCAAAATCCGCCAGCGCGACCGGACCGGCGAAAGATTCGCGAACGAGAACCGGCCAGCCGCTGGCGATTCGCCCGAGGCGGTCCAGGACATAAATGCCGCCGGAGATCTTGGCCCCCGGATCGTGGACGCCGATGACGATTTCGAGATGTCCATCGCGGTCCAGATCCCCGAGCACGGGAGAGGCGATAGCGGCGCCGCCGAGGCGGGTTTTCCAGATGGGACCGGTGGTCTCTGAGAGGTCGAACAGCGCGATTCCGCCGCAGCCATAAGGCACGACGATTTCGAGAAGAGCATCGTCGTCCATGTTTCCGAGGGCCGGGAACGAGCGAGGCCGATCGGCTTCGATTGGGCAGTGGGGGACTTCCCAGGCCGCGGCTTGCGTGCCATCCGCTCGAATCACCACAAGCCAGCTTGGGCCGGCATCGGCTTGGTCCGAGGTTTGTTGGGTCAGCGCGACAAGTTCCATGCGTCCGTCGCCGTCGAGGTCGGCCATGGACTTGGCCGAACGTCCGGCCGGGAGAGGGACGGGCCAGTTGGGAGAAAAGGGTTTGCCGTCGAATCGAAAGGCATGGACCCGCGGCGGAGAGCCGGTTTCCGCCAGAATTTCGGGGCGTCCGTCACCGTCCAGGTCGCCGAGGACGGGAATATCCACCAAGGGTTCTCCGGCGCCCAATTCACGTGTCCATCGAGTTTGTCCCTGATGATCGAGCACGACGAGCTTGGCGGGCCTTCCGTCAAGATTTCCGGGATCGACGAAGATCAACTCCTGGGGGCCGTCCCCATCCAAATCGTGGACGACGAGATGCCGCCATTCCTCGATGGGAAGCTCGTCGGGGATGGGAATGGAAACGGGGAAACCGGGACGCAGGCGATGATCCGCGAATAGCACGGGAAGGGTATCGGTCGCGCCCTCGCGTCCATCCACGGTGGCGGTGATGCGGAGGGCATACGTCTGCGCGGGATCGAGGCCCGAGGTGTTCCAATGCGCCAGGAGGCCGTTGGTCAGGGGCTGAAGTCCCTGGTGGGCCAGCGTGATGCCGCGCGACTCCCATTGGGTGGGGTTGCGCCCGATGCCGTATTCGATCCGATAGACGACGGAGGTCCCGAACGCGTTGCCGAGCACAGGCAAGATTCCACCGAAAGCCAGAACGTCGTTATTCTGGGGCTGGAGCAGCGCCACGTTGCGGATCTCCACTTTAGTGCTTTCGGTGGAGGTTTGACCGTTCTGGTTGCGACCCACGAGACGCAAGCGGTAGGGGCCGTCGCGAAAAGCGCCGGAGTACCACGAGGCGAGCAGCACGTCGTTGGTGACCGGCCGGGAGGCTCCGCCGATCCGGGCCCATTCCGTGGGATTCTCGCCCGAGCCTAGTTCGAGCCAGTACTCCTGAAATTGGGGTCCGTAGGCGTGGCCGCGCAAATCGACCACCCCCGCCAATGTCTCGGGGACTTCGAGACGGAGTTCCGGCAGGGGCGCGGTGATTTGGACGGACTTGAGGGCGTTGATGCGACCGTTGCCGATGGGCCGGTCCGACTGGATCGGGTCGGTGCTATTCTTGAGGATGGTCTCGACTTGCGAGGCGGTGAACTCGGGATGAAGAGAGAGCACCAGGGCGGCGATGCCGGAAACATGAGGTGCCGCCATGGAGGTGCCTCCAAGGATATCGAACCGGTTGTTGGGCGTGGTGGAGAGAATGGAATCTCCGGGCGCGGCGAGATCCACATTGGCGCCTGCCCTGGAGAACGTGGCGCGGGCATCTTTTCGGTCCGTCGCGCCGATGGCGAGGACTTCGGGCATGGAGGCCGGGTAGAACGGCGTTTCCGTTCCCTCATTTCCCGCGGCGGCAATGAAGACGACTCCGTGTTGCCGGGCATGGCGGACGGCGTCCTCGAGAGCTCGGGAGCGGGTGGGCAATCCCCAACTGGCATTGATGATGTGGGCGCGGTTGGCGGTGGCGTAATGGATGCCTTGGATCACCTGGGCGAGAGTGCCTCCGCCGGATTCGTCGAAGGTTTTCACCGCCATCAGGGAAACTTTCCAACAAACTCCTGCGA contains:
- a CDS encoding DUF1080 domain-containing protein yields the protein MKPLSFDGGALGRVVSGSPALTWAGRVAMLLSSLAVAMVLGADAPPAGAVRAFVDGQGPGWRSLGEDDFTAVNCHSNTWTWKGDGVDCTGQPIGVIRTKKAIVNFEMVARWRHLKAGGNSGIFVWASDESIKRLERGQGRLPDGIEVQVLDHGYTEQYEKAAKKKADWFTTHGDVFPTGPARMKPFPPISPDGSRSFPTKHLSKGVGEWNHYYIRCINGEVRLWVNGEEVSGGTECKPATGYLCLESEGSPVEFRQLRIRELP
- a CDS encoding DUF1080 domain-containing protein, which translates into the protein MNNVHRTFQTLLLAALIPATSSCRTTQQTGWTPLFPEEGVPPGWSARHWADVGQPAKDVSKPWRVEKGVLLGIEPRGAWLVSDREYGDFILEFEWKIGERGNSGVGLRFPSSGDPAFDGIEVQMVDPRYFTPEVWAKTIPAELTGGIYRAIAPTKQLFRPLEWNRYRIECRGATIKVELNGEIVQRVDLNRESKVILRHDNKPAPALKDRPRRGRIGFQELSRSGRVEIRHARIQTLESR
- a CDS encoding tandem-95 repeat protein; the encoded protein is MHSGKAEELLQNLPEGGARWKREFPGVICRAQVVFFKGSGENSCRMDDLRGPQLPYRRAARNPRQLPPRATFVSRTRAGFAASLLICGGFLSTFTPSIAQSPKAASSPVIQAAAPHAPETQTVIDRPSPDFPRPDSLPGSYLIKLRHNTRARSAQVWLDELGLDWAPLVPAKTAGFERQTNPDQEDGLDSWLRVQLTDLQRSQGFLQRLHHDPRVAVVEPNYRVSIAPLAPRVPRLLTDINPPPANPASPTIPGDFEFTHQWSLQNTGQESGKIGADIHAQAAWGLTTGSRTVRLAIIDTGIDYLHPDLSANIWRNEKEIPGNGIDDDLNGWIDDVHGYDFVTDDGDPLDDGIHGTHVAGIAGAVGDNGIGIAGVCWKVSLMAVKTFDESGGGTLAQVIQGIHYATANRAHIINASWGLPTRSRALEDAVRHARQHGVVFIAAAGNEGTETPFYPASMPEVLAIGATDRKDARATFSRAGANVDLAAPGDSILSTTPNNRFDILGGTSMAAPHVSGIAALVLSLHPEFTASQVETILKNSTDPIQSDRPIGNGRINALKSVQITAPLPELRLEVPETLAGVVDLRGHAYGPQFQEYWLELGSGENPTEWARIGGASRPVTNDVLLASWYSGAFRDGPYRLRLVGRNQNGQTSTESTKVEIRNVALLQPQNNDVLAFGGILPVLGNAFGTSVVYRIEYGIGRNPTQWESRGITLAHQGLQPLTNGLLAHWNTSGLDPAQTYALRITATVDGREGATDTLPVLFADHRLRPGFPVSIPIPDELPIEEWRHLVVHDLDGDGPQELIFVDPGNLDGRPAKLVVLDHQGQTRWTRELGAGEPLVDIPVLGDLDGDGRPEILAETGSPPRVHAFRFDGKPFSPNWPVPLPAGRSAKSMADLDGDGRMELVALTQQTSDQADAGPSWLVVIRADGTQAAAWEVPHCPIEADRPRSFPALGNMDDDALLEIVVPYGCGGIALFDLSETTGPIWKTRLGGAAIASPVLGDLDRDGHLEIVIGVHDPGAKISGGIYVLDRLGRIASGWPVLVRESFAGPVALADFDGDKNLEIAAASWSSRKIHLLQANGFEAPGWPRSTENEGSIKSGLTVADVDGDEKPDLIHVAPGSTPRAVRGGELEFLTTVRAWRFNGSPIDLHGAPEVAGLVMESSGGESRLKASGVIPTDLDGNGRLDLIAVSIQDALYGLGSAPAKLKRRSSLYAWELNVSFDPEFAPWPQWQGNPGHDGLYRVPPHRNRPPSLLPIPSQTIRPGGTFLTIPLDSFVEDRDHTPDQIRWSVETSPDVLATVSANRQLELRIRTSGWIGESSVSLVATDPAGSQARTTFHLAVRENYDPPIAGPDRIELDEDAAAEFSPTSNDRAPSGAPLEVIALSRAAHGRIESVAPGKYRYTPKTNFFGQDTALYTASDGRGGVVLASIHFEVRPLNDAPQANPDQSIVDEDQSTSIHPLANDLDADGDAIRLVESSKPQHGTLLAQASGFLYQPNANFHGEDVFEYTVADAAGLAATGRVSVLVRPVNDLPVAESQTIHLNRNTSTNIIFRAFDADGDTPDYEVLDGPAQGELFNFPTVAEYFPKKGFSGTDRFTYVAKDAKGTGKPATVNLIVLDTNNPPVASSRKLTTKINQSLAIKLNVSDADGDLPAIRILKTVMHGRLTGEGTNWVYQPDTGFLGEDSFEFQASDLFSQSEIATVKLTVTDINTAPGAFDLRVSTRVNTATNLILDAFDPEGNPLTYTLLQQPKHGRLKGDPPDLIFTPDTDYVGPDRFTFKVSDGEFESAPGTVLVEVLAPNATPVAEDQTFSLVPDRPFRIKLQATDADGDPLIVPILKGPRHGRVFGTSIDFTYVPKSQFIGEDSFTYKAWDGTIYSREAKVRLVVNPPSQSPLLFDRIEATSGGGLQLFIRQEAGISAIVEESPDLIEWTELGKVSAPAPALVHPVPRREGATTRYFRLRKAE